The proteins below are encoded in one region of Xenopus laevis strain J_2021 chromosome 8L, Xenopus_laevis_v10.1, whole genome shotgun sequence:
- the hjv.L gene encoding hemojuvelin has protein sequence MGKLHLPKCSDSVLLKTVLLLIFCEQVNAQCKIVKCNSEYVSATLNLRGSGRNAEIQKCSALRAYSQCTRKTARTCRGDLIYHSAVHIIEDLMIQHNCSKEGPTASPRPQPPQPLPEGPRKQEACDYERTFREKNGKIPKYLHCGVFGDPHVRTFSGDFQTCRVNGSWPLLDNEYLFVQATSSPLSTMSNATVTTKITIIFKNMKQCIDQKVYQAEVDNLPAAFDDGSVNGGRRGGGSNLKIYDREPGSLIEIEAPYIGTTIRVRQLAKQLSFSLRMPEDISLAFQEEQDLQLCLGGCPASQFISRTKDLGRTSSISRDKAKSLCRGKLPVEDAYFQSCVFDVAISGDTNMTNAAYYALEDAKDFLPEPGTLHIFSTAAATSLHVPVALLILLSLAATVGNL, from the exons ATGGGTAAACTCCATCTTCCAAAATGTTCAGACAGCGTCCTTCTCAAGACGGTTCTTCTGCTTATCTTCTGCGAGCAAG TAAATGCCCAGTGTAAGATCGTCAAATGCAATTCAGAGTATGTGTCTGCCACGTTGAACTTGAGGGGTTCTGGCAGAAATGCAGAGATCCAGAAATGCAGTGCCCTGCGTGCCTATTCCCAATGTACCCGCAAAACCGCTCGAACCTGCCGCGGAGACCTGATCTACCACTCGGCAGTGCACATCATTGAAGATCTCATGATTCAGCACAACTGTTCCAAAGAGGGACCTACGGCATCCCCCAGACCTCAACCCCCACAGCCGCTCCCCGAAGGGCCAAGGAAACAGGAGGCCTGTGATTATGAGAGAACTTTCCGTGAGAAGAATGGCAAGATTCCAAAGTATCTCCACTGTGGTGTGTTTGGAGACCCTCATGTACGCACTTTTAGCGGTGACTTTCAGACGTGTCGAGTCAATGGGTCATGGCCTCTGTTGGACAATGAATATCTGTTTGTCCAAGCCACCAGTTCACCACTCTCCACCATGTCCAACGCCACAGTTACCACTAAG atcACCATCATCTTCAAAAATATGAAGCAGTGCATCGATCAGAAGGTTTACCAGGCTGAAGTGGATAACCTCCCAGCAGCCTTTGATGATGGTTCTGTAAACGGAGGTAGACGAGGGGGAGGAAGCAACCTTAAAATCTACGACAGGGAGCCTGGGAGCTTAATAGAGATTGAGGCCCCTTATATTGGCACAACCATACGGGTTCGCCAGCTGGCCAAGCAGCTCTCATTCTCCCTGCGCATGCCTGAGGACATCTCATTGGCCTTCCAAGAGGAGCAGGATTTGCAGCTATGCCTGGGAGGATGCCCAGCAAGCCAGTTCATATCTAGGACTAAGGATCTTGGTAGGACAAGTTCTATCAGCAGGGACaaggccaaatccttgtgcaGAGGGAAACTCCCAGTTGAAGATGCTTATTTCCAGTCTTGTGTTTTTGATGTGGCCATATCTGGAGATACTAACATGACAAATGCAGCCTACTATGCCTTGGAGGACGCAAAAGACTTTCTCCCTGAACCAGGAACATTGCATATATTTTCCACAGCAGCAGCAACGAGTCTGCATGTACCAGTTGCCTTATTAATTCTGCTTTCTCTGGCTGCCACGGTGGGAAACCTGTAG